One window from the genome of Micromonospora aurantiaca ATCC 27029 encodes:
- a CDS encoding winged helix-turn-helix transcriptional regulator codes for MTDLLAQRDSWSTANCSIARALEVVGNRTTLLLLREASFGTRRFDDFARRVGVSEPVAAARLKQLVADGLLDRRPYREPGQRTRDEYVLTAKGSDLIPVLVALRQWGDTYAADEAGPAVRVAHEECGAAVHARLRCGAGHDVPPGELAVLPGPGLLSA; via the coding sequence ATGACGGACCTCCTTGCGCAGCGTGACTCCTGGTCCACCGCCAACTGCTCGATCGCCCGGGCGCTGGAGGTGGTCGGCAACCGCACCACGCTGCTCCTGCTGCGGGAGGCGTCGTTCGGCACCCGCCGCTTCGACGACTTCGCCCGGCGGGTCGGCGTCAGCGAGCCGGTGGCCGCCGCACGCCTCAAGCAGCTCGTCGCCGACGGGCTGCTCGACCGACGTCCCTACCGGGAGCCCGGGCAGCGCACCCGCGACGAGTACGTGCTCACTGCGAAGGGAAGCGACCTGATCCCGGTGCTCGTCGCGCTGCGGCAGTGGGGCGACACGTACGCCGCCGACGAGGCGGGCCCGGCGGTGCGGGTGGCCCACGAGGAGTGCGGCGCCGCGGTGCACGCCCGGCTGCGCTGCGGCGCGGGGCACGACGTACCCCCCGGCGAGCTGGCCGTCCTGCCCGGTCCGGGCCTGCTGTCCGCCTGA
- a CDS encoding SDR family oxidoreductase, whose translation MKIAGSTALVTGANRGFGRHLAAELVARGATVWAGARNPDTVDLPGVIPVRLDITDPESVAAAAQRAGDVTLLVNSAGVSTGTDLLDGDLAQIRLEMETHYLGTLSVVRAFAPQIVANGGGRILNVLSALSWFTFPGVGAYGAAKAAEWSMTNALRQELAGRGVRVAGLHVGYMDTEMAAAVPGPKAHPADVARLAADGIESDSYEILADDVARRVQAGLSGGVAALYPALP comes from the coding sequence ATGAAGATCGCTGGAAGCACCGCCCTGGTCACCGGCGCCAACCGCGGCTTCGGCCGGCACCTGGCCGCCGAACTCGTCGCACGCGGCGCCACCGTCTGGGCCGGCGCCCGCAACCCGGACACCGTGGACCTGCCCGGAGTCATCCCGGTACGCCTCGACATCACCGACCCCGAGTCGGTGGCCGCCGCCGCGCAGCGGGCCGGGGACGTGACGCTGCTGGTCAACAGCGCCGGCGTGAGCACCGGCACCGACCTGCTCGACGGCGACCTCGCGCAGATCCGGCTGGAGATGGAGACGCACTACCTCGGCACGCTGTCGGTGGTACGGGCGTTCGCGCCGCAGATCGTGGCCAACGGCGGCGGCAGGATCCTGAACGTGCTGTCGGCGCTGTCCTGGTTCACGTTCCCCGGCGTCGGCGCGTACGGCGCGGCGAAGGCCGCCGAGTGGTCGATGACGAACGCCCTGCGCCAGGAGCTGGCCGGCCGGGGCGTCCGCGTCGCGGGCCTGCACGTGGGCTACATGGACACCGAGATGGCCGCCGCCGTACCCGGCCCGAAGGCCCACCCGGCCGACGTCGCCCGGCTCGCCGCCGACGGCATCGAGTCCGACAGCTACGAGATCCTCGCCGACGACGTGGCGCGCCGGGTCCAGGCCGGACTGTCCGGCGGTGTGGCCGCGCTCTACCCCGCGCTCCCCTGA
- the htpG gene encoding molecular chaperone HtpG, which produces MSNRVETLEFQAEARQLLQLMVHSIYSNKDVFLRELISNASDALDKLRLESLVDKELSADTSDLHIEIEVDKDARTLTVRDNGIGMNRDEVVGLIGTIAKSGTAELLRKLRESADAAASQELIGQFGVGFYATFMVADRVTLLTRRAGQSGGTRWESAGEGTYSIEEVEDAPQGTSVTLHLKPVDTDDNLHDYTAEWTIREIVKRYSDFISWPIRMTVDKPGEDGATTREEQTLNSMKALWARSRDEVDEAEYKEFYRHVAHDWADPLETIHMRGEGTFEYEALLFLPSHAPLDLFSPQGRRGVQLYVKRVFIMDDCDALMPNYLRFVKGVVDAHDLSLNISREILQQDRQIRAVRRRLVKKVLATLKDMSAESYRTFWTEFGAVVKEGLLEDPDNTETLLELVRTASTHDPAEPTTLRDYVERMKDGQTEIYYATGENRATIENSPHLEAFRAKGYEVLILTDPVDEVWVERVGAYDGKTLRSVAKGQVDLETEEEKEKVEAERQEYADLLTFLGGALADSVKEVRLSTRLTTSPACVVGDAHDMTPTLEKMYRAMGQEVPRVKRILELNPAHPLVTGLRKAHGEGGDTAALTETAELLYGMALLAEGGELADPARFTRILADRLARGL; this is translated from the coding sequence GTGAGCAACCGCGTCGAGACGTTGGAGTTCCAGGCCGAGGCTCGTCAGCTGTTGCAGCTGATGGTGCACTCGATCTACTCGAACAAGGACGTCTTCCTGCGCGAACTGATCTCGAACGCGTCCGACGCGCTGGACAAGCTGCGGCTGGAGTCGCTCGTCGACAAGGAACTGTCGGCGGACACCTCCGACCTGCACATCGAGATCGAGGTCGACAAGGACGCCCGTACGCTCACCGTGCGGGACAACGGCATCGGCATGAACCGCGACGAGGTGGTCGGCCTGATCGGCACGATCGCGAAGTCCGGCACCGCCGAGCTGCTGCGCAAGCTGCGCGAGTCCGCCGACGCCGCCGCGTCCCAGGAGCTGATCGGCCAGTTCGGCGTCGGCTTCTACGCGACCTTCATGGTCGCCGACAGGGTGACGCTGCTGACCCGCCGCGCCGGGCAGTCCGGCGGCACCCGCTGGGAGTCCGCGGGCGAGGGCACCTACTCGATCGAGGAGGTCGAGGACGCGCCCCAGGGCACCTCGGTCACGCTGCACCTCAAGCCGGTCGACACCGACGACAACCTGCACGACTACACCGCCGAGTGGACGATCCGCGAGATCGTCAAGCGCTACTCCGACTTCATCTCGTGGCCGATCCGGATGACTGTCGACAAGCCCGGCGAGGACGGCGCCACCACCCGCGAGGAGCAGACGCTCAACTCGATGAAGGCGCTCTGGGCGCGCTCGCGGGACGAGGTCGACGAGGCCGAGTACAAGGAGTTCTACCGGCACGTCGCGCACGACTGGGCCGACCCGCTCGAGACGATCCACATGCGCGGCGAGGGCACCTTCGAGTACGAGGCGCTGCTGTTCCTGCCGTCGCACGCCCCGCTCGACCTGTTCTCCCCGCAGGGCCGCCGGGGTGTGCAGCTCTACGTCAAGCGCGTGTTCATCATGGACGACTGCGACGCGCTGATGCCCAACTACCTGCGCTTCGTCAAGGGCGTCGTGGACGCGCACGACCTGTCGCTGAACATCTCCCGGGAGATCCTCCAGCAGGACCGGCAGATCCGCGCGGTGCGCCGCCGGCTGGTCAAGAAGGTGCTCGCCACGCTCAAGGACATGTCCGCCGAGTCGTACCGCACGTTCTGGACCGAGTTCGGCGCGGTGGTCAAGGAGGGTCTGCTGGAGGACCCGGACAACACCGAGACGCTGCTGGAACTGGTTCGCACCGCCAGCACCCACGACCCGGCCGAGCCGACCACGCTGCGCGACTACGTGGAGCGGATGAAGGACGGCCAGACCGAGATCTACTACGCCACCGGCGAGAACCGGGCCACCATCGAGAACTCGCCGCACCTGGAGGCGTTCCGCGCCAAGGGCTACGAGGTGCTGATCCTCACCGACCCGGTGGACGAGGTGTGGGTCGAGCGCGTCGGCGCGTACGACGGGAAGACGCTGCGCTCGGTCGCCAAGGGGCAGGTGGACCTGGAGACCGAGGAGGAGAAGGAGAAGGTCGAGGCGGAGCGCCAGGAGTACGCCGACCTGCTCACGTTCCTCGGCGGCGCGCTCGCCGACAGCGTGAAGGAGGTGCGCCTGTCCACCCGGCTGACCACCTCACCGGCCTGCGTGGTGGGCGACGCGCACGACATGACGCCGACGCTGGAGAAGATGTACCGGGCGATGGGCCAGGAGGTGCCCCGGGTCAAGCGGATCCTGGAGCTGAACCCGGCCCACCCGCTGGTCACCGGGCTGCGCAAGGCGCACGGGGAGGGCGGCGACACGGCCGCGCTGACCGAGACCGCCGAGCTGCTGTACGGCATGGCGCTGCTGGCCGAGGGCGGCGAGCTGGCCGACCCGGCCCGGTTCACCCGGATCCTCGCCGACCGTCTCGCCCGCGGCCTGTAG
- a CDS encoding FadR/GntR family transcriptional regulator, translating to MTFDPAPRVSVSDHVFGRLRDAIVSGRYAPDETLPGERELAGAFEVNRHAVREALRRLQQLGLVRVSQGGATRVLDWRVHAGLDLALSLARSTDVLPVETLVRDMLEMRACVGIDAARLCAERADAAVVAALVRAAEEYGDLAPDLDLMNEANIAIWRLVVRGSGNTAYQLAFNSLVAGTFAVGDVPPDARAAELLDVAGHRRLAASVASGQGAAAARHARALLTAPVTTPTTPTPGRKARA from the coding sequence ATGACCTTCGATCCCGCGCCTCGTGTCTCGGTCTCCGACCACGTCTTCGGGCGGCTGCGCGACGCGATCGTGTCCGGCCGGTACGCACCGGACGAGACGCTGCCCGGCGAGCGGGAGCTGGCCGGCGCGTTCGAGGTCAACCGGCACGCGGTCCGGGAGGCGCTGCGCCGCCTGCAACAGCTCGGCCTGGTCCGGGTCAGCCAGGGCGGCGCGACCCGGGTACTGGACTGGCGGGTCCACGCCGGGCTGGACCTGGCGCTGTCCCTGGCCCGCTCCACTGACGTACTCCCGGTCGAGACGCTGGTGCGCGACATGCTGGAGATGCGGGCCTGCGTCGGGATCGACGCGGCCCGGCTCTGCGCCGAGCGCGCGGACGCGGCGGTCGTCGCCGCCCTGGTCCGGGCCGCCGAGGAGTACGGCGACCTGGCCCCCGACCTGGACCTGATGAACGAGGCGAACATCGCCATCTGGCGGCTGGTCGTGCGCGGCAGCGGTAACACCGCCTACCAGCTCGCGTTCAACAGCCTGGTGGCCGGCACGTTCGCGGTCGGCGACGTCCCCCCGGACGCCCGCGCGGCCGAACTGCTGGACGTGGCCGGGCACCGCCGTCTCGCCGCGTCGGTCGCCTCCGGTCAGGGCGCGGCGGCGGCCCGGCACGCCCGGGCGCTGCTGACCGCGCCGGTCACCACCCCCACCACCCCCACACCCGGAAGGAAAGCGCGCGCATGA
- a CDS encoding sterol desaturase family protein, translating to MIPAVLYAVPAFLLLIVIEAVSYRFLPDDDERGYELRDTTTSLSMGLGSQIIGFPWKLLTVGLFAALWTVAPVHLSPGDWWTWVILFFADDLAYYWFHRSHHEVRVLWASHVVHHSSVYYNFSTALRQSWTPMTSLPFWLPLALLGIPPWMIFLQQSVSLLYQFFLHTERINVLPRPIEWIFNTPSHHRVHHGSNIEYLDRNYGGILIVWDRLFGSFEPERATARYGLTKNIGTYNPLRVATHEFAAIWSDVRRADSWRHRLGYLFGRPGWQPAR from the coding sequence ATGATCCCCGCCGTGCTGTACGCCGTCCCGGCGTTCCTGCTCCTGATCGTCATCGAAGCGGTCTCCTACCGCTTCCTGCCCGACGACGACGAACGCGGCTACGAGCTGCGCGACACCACCACCAGCCTGTCGATGGGGCTGGGCAGCCAGATCATCGGCTTCCCGTGGAAGCTGCTCACAGTCGGCCTGTTCGCGGCGCTGTGGACCGTGGCGCCGGTGCACCTGTCGCCCGGCGACTGGTGGACCTGGGTGATCCTGTTCTTCGCCGACGACCTGGCCTACTACTGGTTCCACCGCTCGCACCACGAGGTACGCGTGCTCTGGGCCAGCCACGTCGTGCACCACTCCAGCGTCTACTACAACTTCTCCACCGCGTTGCGGCAGAGCTGGACGCCGATGACCTCGCTGCCGTTCTGGCTGCCGCTGGCGCTGCTCGGCATCCCGCCGTGGATGATCTTCCTCCAGCAGTCGGTCAGCCTGCTGTACCAGTTCTTCCTGCACACCGAGCGGATCAACGTGCTGCCCCGGCCGATCGAGTGGATCTTCAACACGCCGTCGCACCACCGGGTGCACCACGGCTCGAACATCGAGTACCTGGACCGCAACTACGGCGGCATCCTGATCGTCTGGGACCGGCTGTTCGGCAGCTTCGAGCCGGAGCGGGCCACCGCGCGCTACGGGCTCACCAAGAACATCGGCACCTACAACCCGCTGCGGGTGGCCACCCACGAGTTCGCCGCGATCTGGTCCGACGTACGCCGGGCCGACTCCTGGCGACACCGCCTCGGTTACCTGTTCGGCCGTCCCGGCTGGCAGCCGGCCCGATGA
- a CDS encoding lysoplasmalogenase — MRRSWLLPLFGLVAAVELVGVALDSTALQWLAKPLLAPVLLAYLWAHRHRVDAVAVGLVAATAGDVALLLPGDTAFLAGMGFFLVTQIAFISAFVRYRRARGVAWAGYLLAWAGAKALLWGMLGPLRLPVLGYSLALCLMAAAATGVSARVAAGGALFLVSDLLIGVGAAGVDLPGRGLLVMTTYCAALLLITTGWVAAARRATGPQPPPAGTLLAWPGRTGAS, encoded by the coding sequence ATGAGGCGCTCCTGGCTGCTGCCCCTGTTCGGGCTGGTCGCGGCCGTCGAACTGGTCGGGGTCGCGCTCGACTCGACCGCGCTCCAGTGGCTGGCCAAGCCGCTGCTCGCGCCGGTGCTGCTGGCGTACCTCTGGGCACACCGCCACCGCGTCGACGCGGTGGCGGTCGGCCTGGTCGCCGCCACCGCGGGCGACGTCGCCCTGCTCCTGCCGGGAGACACCGCGTTCCTGGCCGGCATGGGCTTCTTCCTGGTCACCCAGATCGCGTTCATCAGCGCCTTCGTCCGGTACCGGCGTGCCCGGGGCGTGGCGTGGGCCGGTTACCTGCTCGCCTGGGCCGGCGCGAAGGCACTGCTCTGGGGCATGCTCGGGCCGCTGCGGCTGCCGGTGCTCGGCTACAGCCTGGCGCTGTGCCTGATGGCCGCCGCCGCGACCGGGGTGTCCGCGCGGGTCGCCGCGGGCGGGGCGCTCTTCCTCGTCTCCGACCTGCTCATCGGCGTGGGCGCGGCCGGTGTGGACCTGCCCGGGCGGGGCCTGCTGGTGATGACCACCTACTGCGCCGCGCTGCTGCTCATCACCACCGGCTGGGTGGCCGCGGCGCGCCGGGCGACCGGCCCGCAGCCGCCCCCGGCGGGTACTCTGCTCGCGTGGCCAGGGAGAACGGGCGCAAGCTGA
- the smpB gene encoding SsrA-binding protein SmpB encodes MARENGRKLIASNKKARHDYDILKTYEAGIVLAGTEVKSLREGRVSLVDAFAQERDGEIMLYGLHIAEYGFGTWTNHAPRRTRKLLLHRVEIARILEKLRDGGITLVPLSMYFADGWAKVELGLARGRRSYDKRQALAERDAKREIAREMGRRLKGRTAARRG; translated from the coding sequence GTGGCCAGGGAGAACGGGCGCAAGCTGATCGCCTCGAACAAGAAGGCGCGGCACGACTACGACATCCTCAAGACGTACGAGGCGGGCATCGTGCTGGCCGGCACCGAGGTCAAGTCGCTGCGCGAGGGGCGGGTGTCGCTGGTCGACGCGTTCGCCCAGGAGCGCGACGGCGAGATCATGCTGTACGGCCTGCACATCGCCGAGTACGGCTTCGGCACCTGGACCAACCACGCGCCCCGGCGCACCCGCAAGCTGCTGCTGCACCGGGTGGAGATCGCCCGGATCCTGGAGAAGCTGCGCGACGGCGGCATCACGCTGGTGCCGCTGTCGATGTACTTCGCCGACGGCTGGGCCAAGGTGGAGCTGGGCCTGGCCCGGGGCCGCCGGTCGTACGACAAGCGCCAGGCGCTGGCCGAGCGGGACGCCAAACGCGAGATCGCCCGGGAGATGGGCCGCCGGCTCAAGGGCCGGACGGCGGCGCGGCGGGGCTGA
- a CDS encoding DinB family protein, with amino-acid sequence MTDLTWNPLLREQLTWHWTYQLRDRLAGLTDAEYLWEPVPGCWSVRPRGDDGIPAIDFAMPQPDPPPFTTIAWRLAHVIVGVLAMRNASHFGRAPTDYASFPYSPTAAGALAQLDEEYAAWTAGVEALGEDGLARPCGPAEGPFADVPMATLVLHINREVIHHLSEVCLLRDLYRHTPEAAR; translated from the coding sequence ATGACCGATCTGACCTGGAACCCGCTGCTCCGCGAGCAGCTCACCTGGCACTGGACCTACCAGTTGCGCGACCGCCTCGCCGGGCTCACCGACGCCGAATACCTCTGGGAGCCGGTCCCCGGCTGCTGGAGCGTGCGCCCGCGCGGCGACGACGGCATTCCGGCGATCGACTTCGCGATGCCGCAGCCGGACCCGCCGCCGTTCACCACCATCGCCTGGCGGCTGGCCCACGTCATCGTGGGCGTGCTGGCCATGCGCAACGCGTCGCACTTCGGCCGCGCACCCACCGACTACGCCTCGTTCCCCTACTCCCCGACCGCGGCCGGCGCGCTGGCCCAGCTCGACGAGGAGTACGCCGCCTGGACGGCAGGGGTCGAGGCGCTCGGCGAGGACGGCCTGGCCCGCCCCTGCGGCCCGGCTGAGGGGCCGTTCGCCGACGTCCCGATGGCCACGCTCGTGCTGCACATCAACCGGGAGGTGATCCACCACCTGTCCGAGGTGTGCCTGCTGCGCGACCTGTACCGCCACACACCGGAAGCAGCACGATGA
- a CDS encoding helix-turn-helix domain-containing protein: MTDGTGNRRVSDPRAMRALAHPTRLRLLGELRLRGPQTVGMLSERTGEAVGSVSYHVGKLAEHGFVAEAPELARDRRERWWRAAHATTDWDPLELLDDPERRLAGNMLRQAAMQRYVDRYQAYLESEASLDPAWVRGTTSSDMVLRLTPDELVELRDELSALGRRWQERGAPGRPGAEMVTLIWQAYRGPQ, encoded by the coding sequence ATGACTGACGGAACCGGCAACCGGCGGGTGAGCGACCCGCGAGCCATGCGGGCGCTGGCCCACCCCACCCGGCTGCGGCTGCTCGGCGAGCTGCGCCTGCGCGGCCCGCAGACGGTCGGCATGCTGAGCGAACGGACCGGCGAGGCGGTCGGGTCGGTCAGCTACCACGTCGGCAAGCTGGCCGAGCACGGCTTCGTGGCCGAGGCGCCCGAGCTGGCCCGGGACCGGCGCGAACGGTGGTGGCGAGCCGCGCACGCCACCACCGACTGGGATCCGCTCGAACTCCTCGACGACCCGGAGCGCCGGCTCGCCGGCAACATGCTGCGCCAGGCCGCCATGCAGCGCTATGTGGACCGCTACCAGGCATACCTGGAGTCGGAGGCGAGCCTCGACCCCGCGTGGGTCCGCGGCACCACCAGCAGCGACATGGTGCTGCGCCTGACACCTGACGAACTGGTCGAGCTGCGCGACGAGTTGTCCGCGCTGGGCCGGCGCTGGCAGGAGCGCGGCGCACCCGGCCGGCCCGGCGCCGAGATGGTCACGCTGATCTGGCAGGCGTATCGGGGGCCGCAGTGA
- a CDS encoding MFS transporter, which produces MTRDRRPLAGLLIGHAVSLTGNVLTLIALPLYVLAETGSPAATGLAGAFATAPVVLGGAFGGVLVDRIGYRRSSVLADVVSGVTIAAVPLLHATVGLPFPALLALVFVSGLLDTPGQTARTALLPEAAAAAGVPIERAAGWEDATSRGARMIGAPVAGLLVGVFGAVPVLALDAVTFAVSALVVTLLVPRGLRPSDDGSEPETGGYWRQFAAGLRFLVREPLLRAMVLLVLVTNLFDAAKSNVLLPVVAERELGGPAAFGLLVGVMGGGALVGSLVFSAIGHRLPRRATFVTAYVLCGAPPLWALAAAPPLPVVAVVVAMAGLAAGALNPLMGAVQLERVPPAMRARVYGVIGAGAWAAMPAGAVGAGFAADRFGPTSTLVVMGACYLLVVLTPLLGGPWRDMRRSTVVRQREPEPTSERQREALS; this is translated from the coding sequence GTGACCCGCGACCGCCGGCCCCTGGCCGGACTGCTGATCGGGCACGCCGTCTCGCTGACCGGCAACGTGCTCACGCTCATCGCGCTGCCGCTCTACGTGCTGGCTGAGACCGGCTCACCGGCCGCCACCGGGCTGGCCGGGGCGTTCGCCACCGCGCCCGTGGTGCTCGGCGGCGCGTTCGGCGGCGTGCTCGTCGACCGGATCGGCTACCGGCGCTCCAGCGTGCTCGCCGACGTGGTCTCCGGCGTGACGATCGCCGCCGTACCCCTGTTGCACGCCACAGTCGGCCTGCCGTTCCCGGCGCTGCTGGCCCTGGTCTTCGTCAGCGGCCTGCTCGACACGCCGGGGCAGACCGCGCGCACCGCGTTGCTGCCGGAGGCCGCCGCGGCGGCAGGGGTGCCGATCGAGCGGGCGGCCGGGTGGGAGGACGCGACCTCGCGCGGCGCCCGGATGATCGGCGCACCCGTGGCCGGCCTGCTGGTCGGTGTGTTCGGTGCGGTGCCGGTGCTGGCGCTCGACGCGGTGACGTTCGCCGTGTCGGCCCTCGTGGTGACGCTGCTGGTGCCGCGCGGCCTGCGGCCGTCCGACGACGGGAGCGAGCCGGAGACCGGCGGCTACTGGCGGCAGTTCGCCGCCGGGCTGCGCTTCCTGGTCCGGGAGCCGCTGCTGCGCGCCATGGTCCTGCTGGTGCTGGTGACGAACCTGTTCGACGCGGCGAAGAGCAACGTGCTGCTGCCGGTGGTCGCCGAACGGGAACTCGGCGGGCCGGCCGCGTTCGGCCTGCTGGTGGGCGTCATGGGCGGCGGCGCGCTGGTCGGCTCGCTGGTGTTCAGCGCGATCGGGCACCGGCTGCCCCGCCGGGCCACGTTCGTCACCGCGTACGTGCTGTGCGGCGCCCCACCACTGTGGGCGCTCGCCGCCGCGCCGCCGCTGCCGGTGGTGGCCGTCGTGGTGGCGATGGCCGGGCTGGCCGCCGGCGCGCTCAACCCGCTGATGGGCGCGGTCCAGTTGGAGCGGGTGCCGCCGGCCATGCGGGCCCGGGTGTACGGCGTGATCGGCGCCGGCGCGTGGGCGGCCATGCCGGCCGGCGCGGTCGGCGCGGGATTCGCCGCGGACCGGTTCGGCCCCACGTCCACGCTCGTCGTGATGGGCGCCTGCTACCTGCTGGTGGTGCTGACGCCGCTGCTGGGCGGCCCGTGGCGGGACATGCGCCGATCCACTGTGGTACGGCAGCGGGAGCCCGAGCCGACGTCGGAGCGCCAGCGGGAAGCGCTCTCTTGA
- a CDS encoding glycoside hydrolase family 16 protein, which produces MRTIRTLAALAVTAVGLTAALTAVPSTPAAAAPGAVTWSDDFNGPAGAAPDASKWRYDIGGGGWGNNELQYYTNSTRNAALDGNGNLVITARKENPGGYSCWYGSCQYTSARLLTNGTFAQAYGRFEARIKVPRGQGLWPAFWMLGNDIGTNPWPGSGEIDIMENVGYAPSTVWGTLHGPGYSGGGGVGASTSLPGGQALADAFHTFTVDWAPDSITWYLDGVAYSRKTPADIGGNRWVFDHPFFMIMNVAVGGNWPGSPDGSTTFPQTMTVDYVRVQAWDNGGGGTGGQIVGYGNKCVDVASASTANGTPVQLWTCNGTAAQRWTWNADGSVRALGKCLDVAAGSTASGAKVQLYDCNGTGAQKWVFSAAGDIVNPQANKCLDATGPSSADGTRLQIWDCTGGANQKWRR; this is translated from the coding sequence GTGCGCACCATCCGTACCCTCGCCGCCCTGGCGGTGACAGCGGTCGGCCTCACCGCCGCCCTCACCGCCGTCCCCAGCACCCCGGCGGCCGCCGCCCCCGGCGCGGTCACCTGGTCCGACGACTTCAACGGCCCGGCCGGGGCCGCCCCCGACGCGAGCAAGTGGCGCTACGACATCGGTGGCGGCGGCTGGGGCAATAACGAGCTCCAGTACTACACGAACAGCACCCGCAACGCCGCGCTCGACGGCAACGGCAACCTGGTCATCACCGCCCGCAAGGAGAACCCGGGCGGCTACTCCTGCTGGTACGGAAGCTGCCAGTACACCTCGGCCCGGCTGCTCACCAACGGCACGTTCGCCCAGGCGTACGGGCGGTTCGAGGCACGCATCAAGGTCCCGCGTGGACAAGGGCTGTGGCCGGCGTTCTGGATGCTCGGCAACGACATCGGCACGAACCCGTGGCCCGGCAGCGGCGAGATCGACATCATGGAGAACGTCGGCTACGCCCCCTCGACCGTCTGGGGCACGCTGCACGGCCCCGGCTACTCCGGCGGCGGCGGCGTCGGCGCGTCCACCTCGCTGCCAGGCGGCCAGGCGCTCGCCGACGCCTTCCACACGTTCACAGTGGACTGGGCGCCGGACTCGATCACCTGGTACCTCGACGGCGTCGCGTACTCCCGCAAGACGCCCGCCGACATCGGCGGCAACCGCTGGGTCTTCGACCACCCGTTCTTCATGATCATGAACGTGGCGGTCGGCGGCAACTGGCCCGGCTCGCCGGACGGCAGCACCACGTTCCCGCAGACCATGACCGTCGACTACGTCCGCGTCCAGGCCTGGGACAACGGCGGCGGGGGCACCGGCGGCCAGATCGTCGGGTACGGCAACAAGTGCGTGGACGTGGCGAGCGCCAGCACCGCCAACGGCACCCCGGTGCAGCTCTGGACGTGCAACGGCACCGCCGCCCAGCGCTGGACCTGGAACGCCGACGGCTCGGTCCGCGCACTCGGCAAGTGCCTCGACGTGGCCGCCGGATCGACCGCGAGCGGCGCCAAGGTGCAGCTCTACGACTGCAACGGCACCGGCGCGCAGAAGTGGGTGTTCAGCGCGGCCGGGGACATCGTGAACCCCCAGGCGAACAAGTGCCTGGACGCGACGGGTCCGAGCTCGGCCGACGGCACCCGGCTGCAGATCTGGGACTGCACCGGCGGCGCCAACCAGAAGTGGCGGCGCTGA
- a CDS encoding GNAT family N-acetyltransferase, whose product MDESTGALTSMSGFTPEPIPTARLVLLPLGVEHAEEMAAVLADPALHTFIGGEPATPAALRARYERLVAGSPDPAESWCNWVIRLRDGGRLTGFVQATVTEAHGTVTDAATAGARAVGHRHLDEATPATAGPVAEIAWVVGTRWQGRGIATEAARGMVGWMGRRGVRTLVAHIHPDHRASAAVATACGLAPTDVWQDGEVRWTGPAALSPPPARS is encoded by the coding sequence ATGGATGAGTCGACCGGCGCGCTGACGTCGATGAGCGGGTTCACGCCGGAACCGATCCCCACCGCCCGGCTGGTCCTGCTGCCGCTGGGCGTCGAGCATGCCGAGGAGATGGCAGCCGTCCTCGCCGACCCGGCGCTGCACACCTTCATCGGCGGCGAACCCGCCACCCCGGCGGCGTTGCGGGCCCGCTACGAACGGCTTGTCGCCGGCTCGCCCGACCCGGCCGAGTCGTGGTGCAACTGGGTCATCCGGCTCCGGGACGGCGGCCGGCTGACCGGCTTCGTCCAGGCCACAGTCACCGAGGCACACGGGACGGTGACGGACGCCGCCACGGCGGGCGCGCGGGCGGTAGGACACCGGCACCTCGACGAGGCGACACCGGCCACCGCGGGACCGGTCGCGGAGATCGCCTGGGTGGTGGGAACACGGTGGCAGGGGCGCGGGATCGCCACCGAGGCCGCCCGTGGCATGGTCGGCTGGATGGGGCGGCGCGGTGTGCGTACCCTCGTGGCCCACATCCATCCCGACCACCGCGCGTCGGCCGCGGTGGCCACGGCCTGCGGCCTGGCCCCGACCGACGTGTGGCAAGACGGCGAGGTCCGCTGGACCGGACCTGCCGCCCTGTCTCCCCCGCCTGCCCGGAGTTGA